Proteins from a genomic interval of Kitasatospora herbaricolor:
- a CDS encoding ferrochelatase: protein MSDARKPSLPGAGAAVTHAADPAGAATDSGAAGPAAPYDALLLLSFGGPEAPEDVVPFLENVTRGRGIPKERLKEVGKHYFMFGGVSPINEQNRELLAALRKDFAEHGLDLPVHWGNRNWAPYLVDTLREMAADGHRRIAVLATSAYAGYSGCRQYRENLADALGQLAAEGLPELRVDKLRHFYNHPGFVRPMIDATLAALAELPEAVRPGARLAFTTHSVPDTMAETSGAPDDPARGAPGGAYVAQHLDLARQIAEAVAEATGVDGRPWELVFQSRSGAPHIPWLEPDICDHLETVHAAGAPAVVMVPIGFVSDHMEVKYDLDTEARAKAAELGLPVARAATVGADPRFTAAVRELVLERAATERGEAPARCALGALGPSHDVCAVACCPNPRAPRPAVAEA, encoded by the coding sequence ATGTCCGACGCGCGCAAACCCTCACTCCCCGGCGCCGGGGCCGCTGTCACCCACGCGGCCGACCCGGCCGGTGCGGCCACCGACTCCGGGGCGGCCGGTCCGGCCGCCCCCTACGACGCCCTGCTGCTGCTCTCCTTCGGCGGGCCCGAGGCCCCCGAGGACGTGGTGCCCTTCCTGGAGAACGTCACCCGGGGCCGCGGCATCCCCAAGGAGCGGCTGAAGGAGGTCGGCAAGCACTACTTCATGTTCGGCGGCGTCAGCCCGATCAACGAGCAGAACCGCGAGCTGCTCGCCGCGCTGCGCAAGGACTTCGCCGAGCACGGCCTGGACCTGCCGGTCCACTGGGGCAACCGGAACTGGGCCCCCTACCTGGTCGACACCCTGCGCGAGATGGCCGCCGACGGCCACCGCCGGATCGCCGTGCTCGCCACCAGCGCCTACGCCGGCTACTCCGGTTGCCGCCAGTACCGCGAGAACCTCGCCGACGCCCTCGGACAGCTCGCCGCCGAGGGCCTGCCCGAGCTGCGGGTCGACAAGCTCCGGCACTTCTACAACCACCCCGGCTTCGTCCGTCCGATGATCGACGCGACCCTGGCCGCCCTCGCCGAGCTGCCCGAGGCCGTCCGGCCCGGCGCCCGGCTCGCCTTCACCACCCACTCCGTCCCGGACACCATGGCCGAGACCTCCGGCGCCCCCGACGACCCGGCCCGCGGCGCCCCCGGCGGCGCGTACGTCGCCCAGCACCTGGACCTCGCCCGGCAGATCGCCGAGGCCGTGGCCGAGGCCACCGGGGTCGACGGGCGCCCCTGGGAGCTGGTCTTCCAGAGCCGCAGCGGCGCGCCGCACATCCCCTGGCTGGAACCCGACATCTGCGACCACCTGGAGACCGTGCACGCGGCCGGCGCCCCGGCGGTGGTGATGGTGCCGATCGGCTTCGTCTCGGACCACATGGAGGTCAAGTACGACCTCGACACCGAGGCCCGCGCCAAGGCCGCCGAACTCGGCCTGCCGGTCGCCCGGGCCGCCACCGTCGGCGCCGACCCGCGGTTCACCGCCGCGGTGCGCGAACTCGTCCTGGAGCGGGCCGCCACCGAACGCGGCGAGGCCCCGGCCCGCTGCGCCCTCGGCGCGCTCGGTCCCAGCCACGACGTCTGCGCCGTGGCCTGCTGCCCCAACCCGAGGGCCCCCCGCCCGGCCGTCGCCGAGGCCTGA
- a CDS encoding inositol monophosphatase family protein → MPDAVPSPELLDELLSVALEAADRAGTLLRDGRPADLGVAGTKSSPVDVVTEMDLASEKLVLELIAGRRPDDGYLGEEGADRPGSSGVRWVVDPLDGTVNYLYGLPSWGVSVAAELDGRAVVGVVAVPARGEVFHAVLGGGAHLDGRPIRTRPAAPWGQALIGTGFNYVGAVRVRQAEVLLALMPEVRDIRRAGAAAVDLCDLAAGRLDGFYERGLQPWDRAAGLLIAAEAGVLSGGRPGRPADGLLTVAAPPGVFERLQARLEELGAWRD, encoded by the coding sequence GTGCCCGACGCCGTGCCCAGCCCCGAGCTGCTCGACGAGCTGCTCTCCGTCGCCCTGGAGGCCGCCGATCGGGCGGGCACCCTGCTGCGCGACGGCCGCCCCGCCGACCTCGGGGTGGCGGGCACCAAGAGCAGCCCGGTCGACGTGGTCACCGAGATGGACCTGGCCTCCGAGAAGCTCGTCCTGGAGCTGATCGCCGGCCGCCGCCCGGACGACGGCTACCTCGGCGAGGAGGGCGCCGACCGGCCCGGCAGCAGCGGCGTGCGCTGGGTGGTGGACCCGCTCGACGGCACGGTCAACTACCTGTACGGGCTGCCGTCCTGGGGGGTCAGCGTGGCCGCCGAGCTGGACGGCCGGGCGGTGGTCGGCGTGGTCGCGGTGCCGGCCCGGGGCGAGGTCTTCCACGCCGTGCTCGGCGGCGGGGCCCACCTCGACGGCCGGCCGATCCGCACCCGGCCGGCCGCCCCCTGGGGCCAGGCGCTGATCGGTACCGGGTTCAACTACGTCGGAGCTGTGCGGGTCCGGCAGGCCGAGGTGCTCCTCGCGCTGATGCCCGAGGTGCGGGACATCCGCCGGGCCGGGGCCGCCGCCGTCGACCTCTGCGACCTGGCGGCCGGCCGGCTGGACGGTTTCTACGAGCGCGGCCTGCAGCCCTGGGACCGCGCGGCCGGCCTGCTGATCGCGGCTGAGGCGGGCGTCCTCTCCGGCGGCCGCCCGGGCCGGCCGGCCGACGGCCTGCTCACGGTGGCGGCGCCGCCCGGGGTGTTCGAGCGGCTGCAGGCCCGTCTGGAGGAACTCGGCGCCTGGCGCGACTGA
- a CDS encoding response regulator transcription factor — MRVLVVEDEQLLAEAVATGLRREAMAVDVVYDGEAALQRIAVNDYDVVVLDRDLPLVHGDDVCRSVVDQGLATRVIMLTASGDISDRVEGLEIGADDYLPKPFAFSELVARVRALGRRATVPLPPVLERAGISLDPGRREVIRDGRPIQLAPKEFAVLEVLMRAGGAVVSAEQLLEKAWDEHTDPFTNVVRVTVMTLRRKLGDPPVIITVPGSGYRI; from the coding sequence GTGCGGGTACTCGTCGTGGAGGACGAGCAGCTGCTCGCCGAGGCCGTCGCCACCGGCCTGCGCCGCGAGGCGATGGCCGTGGACGTGGTCTACGACGGGGAGGCCGCCCTGCAGCGGATCGCGGTCAACGACTACGACGTCGTCGTCCTCGACCGGGACCTTCCCCTGGTGCACGGTGACGACGTCTGCCGCAGCGTGGTCGACCAGGGCCTGGCCACCCGGGTGATCATGCTGACCGCCTCCGGCGACATCAGCGACCGGGTCGAGGGCCTGGAGATCGGCGCGGACGACTACCTCCCCAAGCCGTTCGCCTTCAGCGAACTCGTCGCCCGGGTCAGGGCCCTCGGCCGCCGCGCGACCGTCCCCCTGCCGCCGGTGCTGGAACGGGCCGGCATCTCGCTCGACCCCGGCCGCCGCGAGGTCATCCGCGACGGCCGGCCGATCCAGCTCGCCCCCAAGGAGTTCGCCGTCCTGGAGGTGCTGATGCGGGCCGGCGGCGCCGTCGTCTCGGCCGAGCAGCTGCTGGAGAAGGCCTGGGACGAGCACACCGACCCCTTCACCAACGTCGTGCGGGTCACCGTGATGACCCTGCGCCGCAAGCTCGGCGACCCGCCGGTGATCATCACCGTGCCCGGGTCCGGCTACCGGATCTGA
- a CDS encoding D-arabinono-1,4-lactone oxidase, producing the protein MPQAITAGRWTNWAGNQSARPAEVATPASAAELGELVRRAAEAGLTVKAVGSGHSFTAIASAGDGLLIRPDALTAVRELDREAGTVTVESGLPLSRLNRLLEAAGLSLTNMGDIEVQTVAGATSTGTHGTGRESGSLAAQIRGLEIVLADGSVQHCSPTENPELFQGARLGLGALGVISAITFGVEPAFLLTAHEQPMRFDEVLGRLDDLTAVNEHFEFYWFPHTDRCSTKRNNRSQGPAAPLPRFKAWLDDEFLSNTVWEGACRVGRRFPGSVPSIAALASRAWSERTYTDTAYKVFTSPRTVRFVEMEYAVPREAAATVLRELKALVERSSWRISFPVEVRFAPADDLWLSTASGRDSVYIAVHLYRGTAEQGYFTEVEKLMTAHRGRPHWGKLHTRDAEYLSGVYPRFGDFTALRDKVDPQRLFGNDYLRRVLGA; encoded by the coding sequence ATGCCCCAGGCCATCACCGCCGGCCGCTGGACCAACTGGGCCGGCAACCAGAGCGCCCGGCCCGCCGAGGTGGCCACGCCGGCCTCGGCGGCCGAACTGGGCGAGCTGGTCCGGCGGGCCGCCGAGGCCGGCCTCACGGTCAAGGCCGTCGGGTCGGGGCACTCCTTCACCGCGATAGCCTCGGCCGGCGACGGCCTGCTGATCCGCCCGGACGCGCTCACCGCCGTCCGCGAGCTGGACCGCGAGGCCGGCACCGTCACCGTCGAGTCCGGCCTGCCGCTCTCCCGGCTGAACCGGCTGCTGGAGGCCGCGGGCCTGTCGCTGACCAACATGGGCGACATCGAGGTGCAGACCGTGGCCGGCGCCACCAGCACCGGCACCCACGGCACCGGCCGCGAGTCCGGCTCGCTGGCCGCCCAGATCCGCGGGCTGGAGATCGTCCTCGCCGACGGGAGCGTGCAGCACTGCTCGCCGACCGAGAACCCCGAACTGTTCCAGGGCGCCCGGCTGGGCCTCGGCGCGCTCGGCGTGATCAGCGCGATCACCTTCGGCGTGGAGCCGGCCTTCCTGCTGACCGCGCACGAGCAGCCGATGCGCTTCGACGAGGTGCTCGGGCGGCTGGACGACCTGACGGCGGTCAACGAGCACTTCGAGTTCTACTGGTTCCCGCACACCGACCGCTGCTCCACCAAGCGCAACAACCGCAGCCAGGGGCCGGCCGCCCCGCTGCCCCGCTTCAAGGCCTGGCTGGACGACGAGTTCCTCTCCAACACCGTCTGGGAGGGCGCCTGCCGGGTGGGGCGGCGCTTCCCCGGGTCGGTCCCGTCGATCGCGGCCCTCGCCAGCCGGGCCTGGTCGGAGCGGACGTACACCGACACCGCGTACAAGGTGTTCACCAGCCCGCGCACCGTCCGGTTCGTCGAGATGGAGTACGCGGTGCCGCGCGAGGCGGCCGCCACCGTGCTGCGTGAGCTGAAGGCGCTGGTCGAGCGCTCGTCCTGGCGGATCAGCTTCCCCGTCGAGGTGCGGTTCGCGCCCGCCGACGACCTCTGGCTCTCCACCGCGAGCGGGCGGGACAGCGTCTACATCGCCGTCCACCTCTACCGGGGCACCGCCGAGCAGGGCTACTTCACCGAGGTGGAGAAGCTGATGACCGCCCACCGGGGCCGTCCGCACTGGGGCAAGCTGCACACCCGGGACGCCGAGTACCTGTCGGGGGTCTACCCGCGCTTCGGCGACTTCACGGCGCTGCGCGACAAGGTCGACCCGCAGCGGCTGTTCGGCAACGACTACCTGCGGCGGGTGCTCGGCGCCTGA
- a CDS encoding sensor histidine kinase translates to MTTPPPAGGSSGAPAGGPRAVPPRPAQPPRAPRIQSHQSQQIYTPGDGLLAWMPFRPTIRMRLTLLYGGMFLMAGVVLLLLMYFFIQQAFHDAAPPNLQIGPGVSILTPDNQSVTAQTFNQWFSHYQAGQSQRALDTLLRKSLTVLVCLAVIAFAAGYAMAGRVLRPLGRITRTAREVASSDLHRRIELDGPDDELKELADTFDDMLDRLDRSFDSQRKFVANASHELRTPLAINRTLLEVQLSDPAASPDLQQLGKTLLATNERSEQLVEGLLLLARSDNELIDRRPVELSEVATRALEQVRPEAARREVAIKAELTPVVVSGNGVLLERIALNLIQNAVRYNAADGWVEISTALVPGGGGELVVSNTGPVVPGYELEHIFEPFRRVKGADRTRSDKGVGLGLSIVRSVVRAHGGAIEATPRAGGGLTMRVRIPGA, encoded by the coding sequence ATGACCACCCCGCCCCCGGCCGGCGGGTCCTCCGGCGCGCCCGCCGGCGGCCCGCGCGCCGTACCGCCCCGTCCGGCCCAGCCCCCGCGCGCGCCCAGGATCCAGTCGCACCAGTCCCAGCAGATCTACACGCCCGGCGACGGCCTGCTGGCCTGGATGCCGTTCCGGCCGACCATCCGGATGCGGCTCACTCTGCTGTACGGCGGCATGTTCCTGATGGCCGGCGTCGTCCTGCTGCTGCTGATGTACTTCTTCATCCAGCAGGCGTTCCACGACGCCGCACCCCCCAACCTGCAGATCGGCCCGGGCGTCTCGATCCTCACCCCGGACAACCAGAGCGTCACCGCGCAGACCTTCAACCAGTGGTTCAGCCACTACCAGGCGGGTCAGTCCCAGCGGGCCCTGGACACCCTGCTGCGCAAGTCCCTCACCGTCCTGGTCTGCCTCGCGGTGATCGCCTTCGCGGCCGGCTACGCGATGGCCGGACGGGTGCTGCGCCCGCTCGGCCGGATCACCCGCACCGCCCGCGAGGTGGCCAGTTCCGACCTGCACCGCCGGATCGAGCTGGACGGCCCGGACGACGAGCTGAAGGAGCTCGCCGACACCTTCGACGACATGCTGGACCGCCTCGACCGTTCCTTCGACTCGCAGCGCAAGTTCGTCGCCAACGCCTCGCACGAGCTGCGCACCCCGCTGGCGATCAACCGGACCCTGCTGGAGGTCCAGCTCTCCGACCCGGCGGCCTCGCCGGACCTGCAGCAGCTGGGCAAGACCCTGCTGGCCACCAACGAGCGCAGCGAACAGCTGGTCGAGGGCCTGCTGCTGCTGGCACGCAGCGACAACGAGCTGATCGACCGCCGGCCGGTCGAACTCTCCGAGGTGGCCACCAGGGCGCTGGAGCAGGTCCGCCCGGAAGCGGCCCGGCGGGAGGTGGCGATCAAGGCCGAGCTGACCCCGGTGGTGGTCTCCGGCAACGGGGTCCTGCTGGAGCGGATCGCGCTGAACCTGATCCAGAACGCGGTGCGCTACAACGCGGCGGACGGCTGGGTGGAGATCAGCACCGCCCTGGTGCCCGGGGGCGGCGGCGAGCTGGTGGTCAGCAACACCGGGCCGGTGGTCCCGGGGTACGAGCTGGAGCACATCTTCGAGCCGTTCCGCCGGGTCAAGGGTGCCGACCGGACCCGCAGCGACAAGGGGGTCGGACTGGGCCTCTCGATCGTCCGATCGGTGGTGCGGGCGCACGGTGGGGCCATCGAGGCCACTCCGCGCGCCGGAGGCGGCCTGACCATGAGGGTGCGCATTCCGGGAGCCTGA
- a CDS encoding MFS transporter — translation MLSSYRQIFAAPGSLAFSSTGFVARLPISMTGIGIVTMLAELRGSWGLAGAVSAVLALAAAVAGPQVSRLVDRYGQRRVALPATAVTLAAATGLLLSARLGAPDWTLFVWAAAMGVMPSTGAMVRARWAHLYRDEGPKLHTAYSLEAVVDEICFIVGPILSIGLATTVFPEAGVLLAGVFLAVGIALFTAQRGTEPPLHPEAHHGGGSAIRNSGLQVLVLTFVATGAIFGSVEVVTVAFAKAQGHVTSSSLVLAVYALGSCLAGVVFGTLKLKGSMARRFILGVAVMAVSMVPLVIVGQAVTGTAGMLAIGGALFLAGISISPTLITAMALVEKLVPAAQLTEGMTWTTTGLALGVALGSSTAGWVVDAAGAPAGYWVPVAAAVFGALTALAGLGRLHAGLPAEGSGEGAPQTVDLGR, via the coding sequence GTGCTGTCCAGCTACCGCCAGATCTTCGCCGCCCCCGGCAGTCTGGCCTTCTCCTCCACCGGCTTCGTCGCCCGGTTGCCGATCTCGATGACCGGCATCGGCATCGTCACGATGCTGGCGGAGCTGCGCGGCTCCTGGGGCCTGGCCGGTGCGGTGTCGGCGGTGCTGGCGCTGGCGGCCGCGGTGGCCGGCCCGCAGGTCTCCCGACTGGTGGACCGCTACGGGCAGCGCCGGGTGGCCCTGCCGGCGACGGCGGTCACCCTCGCCGCCGCGACCGGGCTGCTGCTCTCCGCCCGGCTCGGCGCACCGGACTGGACGCTCTTCGTCTGGGCCGCCGCCATGGGCGTCATGCCCAGCACCGGCGCGATGGTCCGCGCCCGCTGGGCCCACCTGTACCGCGACGAGGGCCCGAAGCTGCACACCGCCTACTCCCTGGAGGCGGTGGTGGACGAGATCTGCTTCATCGTCGGCCCGATCCTGTCCATCGGCCTGGCCACCACCGTCTTCCCGGAGGCGGGCGTCCTGCTGGCCGGGGTGTTCCTGGCGGTGGGCATCGCCCTGTTCACCGCGCAGCGCGGCACCGAGCCGCCGCTGCACCCGGAGGCGCACCACGGCGGCGGCTCGGCGATCCGCAACTCCGGGCTCCAGGTGCTGGTGCTGACCTTCGTCGCGACGGGGGCGATCTTCGGCTCGGTGGAGGTGGTGACGGTCGCCTTCGCCAAGGCGCAGGGCCACGTCACCTCCTCCAGCCTGGTGCTCGCCGTCTACGCGCTCGGCTCCTGCCTGGCCGGCGTGGTGTTCGGGACGCTGAAGCTCAAGGGGTCGATGGCCCGCCGGTTCATCCTGGGGGTCGCCGTGATGGCGGTCAGCATGGTGCCGCTGGTGATCGTCGGGCAGGCGGTGACCGGCACCGCCGGCATGCTGGCCATCGGCGGCGCGCTGTTCCTCGCCGGCATCTCCATCTCGCCGACCCTGATCACCGCGATGGCCCTGGTCGAGAAGCTGGTGCCGGCCGCGCAGCTCACCGAGGGGATGACCTGGACCACCACCGGGCTCGCGCTGGGTGTCGCGCTCGGCTCCTCCACGGCAGGCTGGGTGGTGGACGCCGCGGGTGCCCCCGCCGGGTACTGGGTGCCGGTGGCCGCCGCCGTCTTCGGCGCGCTGACCGCGCTGGCGGGCCTCGGCAGGCTGCACGCCGGGCTGCCGGCCGAGGGCAGCGGCGAAGGGGCCCCGCAGACCGTAGACCTGGGGCGTTGA
- the dut gene encoding dUTP diphosphatase, with protein MSTTARPPVDVLIRRIDPELPLPAYAQPGDAGADLRTTVDAELAPGERIVLPTGVAIALPDGYAAFVHPRSGLAARCGVALVNAPGTVDAGYRGEIKVIVVNLDPREGVSFRRGDRIAQLVVQQVEKARFHEVAELPGSARAEGGFGSTGGHAAV; from the coding sequence GTGAGCACCACCGCCCGCCCGCCGGTAGACGTCCTGATCAGGCGAATCGACCCCGAGCTGCCCCTGCCCGCCTACGCGCAGCCCGGCGACGCGGGAGCCGATCTGCGCACCACGGTCGACGCGGAGCTCGCACCCGGGGAGCGGATCGTCCTGCCCACCGGTGTGGCCATCGCGCTGCCGGACGGCTACGCGGCGTTCGTGCACCCGCGTTCGGGGCTGGCAGCTCGTTGCGGAGTTGCCCTTGTGAACGCCCCAGGGACGGTCGATGCCGGGTACCGTGGGGAGATCAAGGTGATCGTCGTCAATCTGGACCCGCGCGAGGGTGTCAGCTTCCGTCGTGGGGACCGGATCGCCCAGCTGGTCGTCCAGCAGGTCGAGAAGGCCCGCTTCCACGAGGTGGCCGAACTGCCCGGGTCGGCACGCGCCGAGGGTGGGTTCGGGTCGACCGGTGGCCATGCCGCGGTCTAG
- a CDS encoding DUF4193 domain-containing protein produces the protein MATDYDTPRKTDDDLNEDSIEELKARRNEKSTSSVDVDEFEAAEGLELPGADLSNEELSVRVLPRQADEFTCMSCFLVHHRSQLYSEKNGNPICRDCGA, from the coding sequence ATGGCAACGGACTACGACACCCCACGCAAGACCGATGACGACCTCAACGAGGACAGCATCGAAGAACTGAAGGCTCGTCGGAACGAGAAGTCGACCAGCTCGGTCGACGTCGACGAGTTCGAGGCGGCGGAGGGCCTGGAGCTCCCGGGCGCCGACCTCTCGAACGAGGAACTCTCCGTCCGGGTGCTCCCGCGCCAGGCCGACGAGTTCACCTGCATGAGCTGCTTCCTGGTGCACCACCGCAGCCAGCTCTACAGCGAGAAGAACGGCAACCCGATCTGCCGGGACTGCGGCGCCTGA
- a CDS encoding acyl-ACP desaturase, with translation MTIAPVQRTASTASSAWTDARLILALEEVVETELNRHLKVAKEWMPHEYVPWSQGRDFDGVLGGEAWDLSQSKVTPLGRVSLVVNLLTEDNLPSYHHEIATMFGREGAWGTWVHRWTAEEGRHGIALRDYLLATRAVDPVELERARMMHMSEGFESDNSHSMLHSVAYVAFQELATRISHRNTGHFAGDPLCEQLLAKIANDENLHMVFYRNLLRAALEIAPDQAMRAIADVVINFRMPGHGMPGFERSAAQIAIGGIYNLRIHHDDVLQPVLRHLKVMEVSGLGAEGLQAQQELGLFLDGLDAQATKFDERQAALLARRAANAAKK, from the coding sequence GTGACCATCGCCCCCGTGCAGCGCACCGCATCGACCGCTTCGAGCGCCTGGACCGACGCGCGTCTGATCCTCGCCCTCGAAGAGGTGGTGGAGACCGAACTCAACCGCCACCTCAAGGTCGCCAAGGAGTGGATGCCCCACGAGTACGTCCCGTGGAGCCAGGGCCGCGACTTCGACGGCGTGCTCGGCGGCGAGGCCTGGGACCTGTCCCAGTCCAAGGTGACCCCGCTCGGCCGGGTCTCGCTGGTGGTCAACCTGCTGACCGAGGACAACCTCCCCAGCTACCACCACGAGATCGCCACCATGTTCGGCCGCGAGGGCGCCTGGGGCACCTGGGTGCACCGCTGGACCGCCGAGGAGGGCCGGCACGGCATAGCGCTCCGCGACTACCTGCTGGCCACCCGCGCCGTCGACCCGGTCGAGCTGGAGCGGGCCCGGATGATGCACATGTCCGAGGGCTTCGAGTCGGACAACTCGCACAGCATGCTGCACTCGGTCGCGTACGTGGCCTTCCAGGAGCTCGCGACCCGCATCTCGCACCGCAACACCGGCCACTTCGCCGGCGACCCGCTCTGCGAGCAGCTGCTGGCGAAGATCGCCAACGACGAGAACCTGCACATGGTCTTCTACCGCAACCTGCTGCGCGCGGCCCTGGAGATCGCGCCGGACCAGGCCATGCGGGCGATCGCCGACGTGGTGATCAACTTCCGGATGCCCGGTCACGGCATGCCCGGCTTCGAGCGCTCCGCCGCCCAGATCGCCATCGGCGGCATCTACAACCTCCGGATCCACCACGACGACGTGCTGCAGCCGGTGCTGCGCCACCTCAAGGTCATGGAGGTCTCCGGCCTCGGCGCGGAGGGCCTGCAGGCGCAGCAGGAGCTCGGCCTCTTCCTGGACGGGCTGGACGCCCAGGCCACCAAGTTCGACGAGCGGCAGGCGGCGCTGCTGGCGCGCCGGGCCGCCAACGCGGCGAAGAAGTAG
- the sepH gene encoding septation protein SepH — MTSAGTTREVTVPELRVVAVSNDGTRLVLKAADSTEYTLPIDERLRAAIRGDRPRLGQIEIEVESHLRPRDIQARIRAGASAEEVAQAAGISVDRVRRFEGPVLAERAFMAERARKTAIRRHGESTGPQLGEAVAERLALRGAEKDTERWDSWRRDDGTWEVILGYRADGEGRTASWTYDPPRRLVQPNDDEARALIGENVEREDEQVFPFIPRIARLPHDRPLRPMIDRPSADRIMSAREVRESREATADARDSLTSLLDVVPAFRGDLAVGGPAPVEPAVAEVVEEAEEPAAPAAGIGAGSAYADILMPRAVAPHRERLVGTTDRQAEADGVRPGRRATVPSWDEIVFGSRRKKQE; from the coding sequence GTGACGTCGGCAGGCACCACCCGGGAGGTAACCGTGCCCGAACTGCGCGTCGTGGCCGTCAGCAACGACGGCACACGGCTGGTGCTCAAGGCTGCCGACAGCACGGAGTACACCCTCCCCATCGACGAGCGGCTGCGAGCCGCCATCCGCGGGGACCGGCCGCGCCTCGGCCAGATCGAGATCGAGGTCGAGAGCCACCTCCGCCCCCGTGACATCCAGGCGCGGATACGAGCCGGTGCCTCCGCCGAGGAGGTCGCCCAGGCCGCCGGCATCTCCGTCGACCGGGTCCGCCGCTTCGAGGGCCCCGTGCTCGCCGAGCGCGCCTTCATGGCCGAGCGCGCCCGCAAGACCGCCATCCGCCGGCACGGCGAATCCACCGGGCCCCAGCTCGGCGAGGCCGTCGCCGAACGGCTCGCCCTGCGCGGCGCCGAGAAGGACACCGAGCGCTGGGACTCCTGGCGCCGCGACGACGGCACCTGGGAGGTCATCCTCGGGTACCGCGCGGACGGCGAGGGCCGCACCGCCAGCTGGACGTACGACCCGCCCCGGCGGCTCGTGCAGCCCAACGACGACGAGGCCCGCGCGCTGATCGGCGAGAACGTCGAGCGCGAGGACGAGCAGGTCTTCCCGTTCATCCCGCGGATCGCCAGGCTGCCGCACGACCGGCCGCTGCGCCCGATGATCGACCGCCCCTCCGCGGACCGCATCATGTCGGCCCGTGAGGTCCGGGAGTCGCGGGAGGCCACGGCCGACGCGCGGGACTCGCTGACCAGCCTGCTGGACGTGGTGCCCGCCTTCCGCGGCGACCTCGCGGTCGGCGGTCCGGCCCCGGTGGAACCCGCCGTGGCCGAGGTGGTCGAGGAGGCCGAGGAGCCGGCGGCTCCCGCGGCCGGCATCGGCGCGGGCTCCGCGTACGCCGACATCCTGATGCCGCGTGCGGTCGCCCCGCACCGCGAGCGCCTGGTCGGCACCACCGACCGGCAGGCCGAGGCGGACGGCGTCCGCCCCGGGCGGCGTGCCACCGTGCCCAGCTGGGACGAGATCGTCTTCGGCAGCCGGCGCAAGAAGCAGGAGTAG
- a CDS encoding DUF3093 domain-containing protein — MYDERLTAPRSWWLLPVALGLTLALILLRVGGVAALIGLVIGIAAGAAAVNSYGSARIRVVQGSLVAGQARIPVEALGEAHPLTPVEAVAWRGVKADPRAFMLLRSYVPTALRVEVTDPADPTPYLYLSTRSPERLAAALAEARRRTA, encoded by the coding sequence ATGTACGACGAACGCCTCACCGCACCCCGCTCCTGGTGGCTCCTCCCGGTCGCGCTCGGGCTGACGCTCGCGCTGATCCTGCTGCGGGTCGGCGGGGTGGCCGCGCTGATCGGGCTGGTGATCGGCATCGCCGCCGGGGCGGCCGCCGTGAACAGCTACGGCTCCGCCCGGATCCGGGTGGTGCAGGGTTCGCTGGTGGCCGGCCAGGCCCGGATCCCGGTCGAGGCGCTCGGCGAGGCGCACCCGCTGACCCCCGTCGAGGCGGTGGCCTGGCGCGGGGTGAAGGCGGACCCGCGGGCCTTCATGCTGCTGCGCAGCTACGTCCCGACGGCGCTGCGGGTCGAGGTGACCGACCCGGCCGACCCGACGCCGTACCTGTACCTGTCGACCCGCTCGCCCGAGCGGCTGGCGGCGGCGCTGGCCGAGGCCCGGCGGCGCACCGCCTGA
- a CDS encoding PaaI family thioesterase, producing MLPPRAPEAPAPGTLVGSHYDHCFGCGPQHPAGLRMTVVAGEGLDVTAEFTVGPGHQGGPGLAHGGLLTTAMDETLGSLNWLLHAAAVTGRLETDFVRPVPVDSVLHIRARITGVHGRKIYSAAEGRIGGPDGPVAIRAQALFIQVKLEHFTQHGRPEDIKKALDDPDLFKRARAFEVNP from the coding sequence GTGCTCCCGCCCCGGGCGCCCGAGGCCCCGGCCCCGGGGACGCTGGTGGGCTCGCACTACGACCACTGCTTCGGCTGCGGCCCCCAGCACCCGGCCGGGCTGCGGATGACCGTGGTGGCCGGCGAGGGCCTGGACGTCACCGCCGAGTTCACCGTCGGACCGGGCCACCAGGGTGGTCCCGGGCTGGCCCACGGCGGCCTGCTGACGACGGCGATGGACGAGACCCTCGGCTCGCTGAACTGGCTGCTGCACGCGGCCGCCGTCACCGGCCGCCTGGAGACGGACTTCGTCCGGCCGGTGCCGGTCGACTCGGTGCTGCACATCCGGGCGCGGATCACCGGCGTGCACGGCCGGAAGATCTACAGCGCGGCGGAGGGGCGGATCGGCGGTCCCGACGGACCGGTGGCGATCAGGGCGCAGGCGCTCTTCATCCAGGTGAAGCTGGAACACTTCACCCAGCACGGTCGTCCCGAGGACATCAAGAAGGCCTTGGACGACCCGGACCTGTTCAAGCGCGCCAGAGCCTTCGAGGTGAATCCGTGA